Proteins encoded in a region of the Perognathus longimembris pacificus isolate PPM17 chromosome 11, ASM2315922v1, whole genome shotgun sequence genome:
- the Zbed6 gene encoding zinc finger BED domain-containing protein 6, which translates to MSICTLSVPVSSLSPGRKCRSFSGAGVLGCVSINSNTDEEDEVEEKMVAGVDKEAKLPAKKKRKKGSRIKGKRRRKKLILAKKFNKDLGSGKPGADTPTLTASSAPEPDEESLFESNIEKQIYLPSTRAKTSIVWHFFHVDPQYTWRAICNLCEKSVSRGKPGSHLGTSTLQRHLQARHSPHWTRANKFGVTSGEEDFTLDLSLSPSSPGSNGSFEYIPTDSLDDNRMGKKRDKSTSDALRAERGRFLIKSNIVKHALIPGTRAKTSAVWNFFYTDPQHISRAVCNICKRSVSRGRPGSHLGTSTLQRHLQATHPIHWAVANKDNGAIGNGLDDTESESNELLNDTLHGEKSTGSQDLTAEDLSDSDSDEPPVLEVENRSESPIPIVEQDNLMRTEEREPACENSTSSQISQAIIQMIVEDMHPYNYFSTPAFQRFLQIVAPDYRLPSETYFFTKAVPRLYDCVREKIFLTLENVQSQKIHLTVDIWTHDPSTDYFIVTVHWVSLEASSPSNGGIPDFRKWAVLCVTGLAKDCLITNILQELNDQIGLWLSPNFLIPSFIVSDNSSNVVHAIKDGGFTHVPCFLHCLNIVIQDFFCEHKSIENMLVAARKTCHHFSHSVKARQILQEFQNDHQLPWKNLKQDETGHWISTFYMLKWLLEHCYSVHHSLGRASGVVLTSLQWTLMTYVCDILKPFEEAAQKVSVKTTGLNQVLPLIHHLLHALQKLREDFQVRGITQALSLVDSLSLKLETDTLLSAMLKSKPCILATLLDPCFKNSFEDFFPQGVDFETYKQILAEEVCSYMESSPEACQIATSEASGPLVTVGADSFTSSLKEGTSSSGSMDSSAAASVTIGSKGFMFPSAKAVVDEYFKEKYSELSGGDDPLIYWQRKVSIWPALAQVAIQYLSCPMCSWQSECMFTTNSHFHPKQIVSMDFDNVEQLIFLKMNLKNVSYDYSTLVLSCYPENKVAQSHEKEIVH; encoded by the coding sequence ATGAGTATATGCACTCTAAGTGTCCcagtttcctcactctctcctggTAGAAAATGCAGATCTTTTAGTGGTGCTGGGGTTCTGGGCTGTGTTTCCATTAATTCTAATACAGATGAAGAAGATGAGGTAGAGGAAAAGATGGTGGCAGGAGTGGATAAAGAGGCAAAATTGcctgctaaaaagaaaagaaagaagggttcTCGAATTAAAGGAAAAAGGCGCCGGAAAAAATTGATCCTTGCCAAAAAATTTAATAAGGATTTGGGATCTGGGAAGCCTGGTGCCGATACCCCTACTTTGACAGCTTCCAGTGCTCCTGAGCCAGATGAAGAGAGTCTTTTTGAGAGCAATATCGAAAAGCAGATCTACCTTCCTAGTACCAGAGCCAAGACCTCCATTGTGTGGCATTTCTTTCATGTGGACCCCCAGTACACCTGGCGGGCTATTTGTAACCTCTGTGAAAAAAGTGTCAGCAGGGGTAAGCCTGGCAGCCATCTTGGTACGTCTACTCTTCAACGTCATCTGCAGGCAAGGCATTCACCTCACTGGACCAGGGCCAACAAATTCGGAGTCACTAGTGGGGAAGAGGACTTTACATTGGATTTGTCTTTATCTCCCTCTTCTCCTGGAAGCAATGGAAGCTTTGAATATATTCCTACTGATTCATTAGATGATAATAGAATGGGTAAGAAACGTGATAAATCCACATCCGATGCCCTAAGGGCAGAAAGAGGGAGATTTCTCATTAAAAGTAACATTGTCAAACATGCCTTAATTCCTGGAACCAGAGCCAAGACATCTGcagtttggaattttttttacacCGATCCTCAGCATATCTCCAGAGCTGTGTGCAATATATGTAAAAGAAGCGTGAGCCGGGGTAGGCCAGGTTCCCACTTAGGAACTTCAACACTTCAACGACACCTGCAGGCCACACATCCCATCCACTGGGCTGTTGCCAACAAAGACAATGGCGCTATTGGAAATGGATTAGATGACACTGAGAGTGAGAGCAATGAGCTCTTGAATGACACTTTGCATGGAGAAAAGTCTACCGGCAGCCAAGATTTGACAGCTGAGGACCTCAGTGACTCTGATTCAGACGAACCTCCTGTTTTAGAAGTTGAAAATAGATCTGAGAGTCCTATTCCCATTGTAGAGCAAGATAATCTGATGCGTACAGAAGAAAGGGAGCCAGCATGTGAAAATTCAACCTCCAGTCAAATAAGTCAGGCAATTATTCAAATGATTGTGGAGGATATGCATCCTTACAACTACTTTTCAACTCCAGCTTTTCAGAGGTTCCTACAGATTGTGGCTCCTGACTACAGGTTGCCATCAGAGACTTATTTTTTCACTAAGGCTGTGCCTCGGTTGTATGACTGTGTCAGAGAAAAAATTTTCTTAACCTTGGAGAATGTTCAAAGTCAAAAGATCCATCTCACTGTTGACATATGGACCCATGACCCATCTACTGACTATTTTATTGTCACTGTACACTGGGTCTCTTTAGAAGCTTCATCTCCCAGTAATGGTGGGATCCCTGATTTTAGAAAGTGGGCAGTGCTCTGTGTCACAGGTTTGGCCAAAGACTGCCTGATAACCAACATTTTACAAGAATTAAATGACCAGATTGGTCTGTGGCTTTCTCCTAATTTTCTTATTCCTAGCTTCATTGTTTCTGACAATTCTTCTAATGTGGTACATGCAATCAAAGATGGTGGTTTTACTCACGTGCCATGTTTCCTGCATTGTTTAAATATAGTCATTCAGGATTTTTTCTGTGAGCACAAAAGCATTGAGAATATGTTAGTGGCTGCTAGGAAAACTTGTCACCATTTTAGTCATTCTGTCAAGGCCCGTCAGATACTGCAAGAGTTTCAAAATGATCACCAGCTTCCGTGGAAGAATTTGAAGCAGGATGAAACTGGCCACTGGATTTCCACGTTTTATATGTTAAAATGGCTCTTGGAGCATTGCTACTCAGTTCATCACAGTCTTGGTAGGGCTAGTGGAGTTGTTCTCACTTCCCTTCAGTGGACTCTAATGACATATGTTTGTGATATTCTTAAACCTTTTGAGGAAGCTGCCCAGAAAGTGAGTGTAAAGACCACAGGATTGAATCAGGTGTTACCCCTAATCCACCATCTACTCCATGCTCTGCAGAAACTCAGAGAAGATTTTCAAGTCAGAGGTAttactcaggccctcagtctgGTGGACAGTTTATCTTTGAAACTGGAGACAGATACCCTACTAAGTGCCATGCTCAAATCCAAGCCCTGTATCTTGGCTACTTTGTTAGACCCTTGttttaaaaacagttttgaagacttttttcctcaaggtgtTGATTTTGAAACATACAAACAGATTCTTGCAGAAGAGGTTTGCAGTTATATGGAATCTTCACCAGAGGCATGCCAAATTGCAACTTCAGAAGCATCTGGTCCATTAGTTACAGTAGGAGCTGATTCCTTTACCTCATCCTTAAAAGAAGGCACCTCCAGTTCAGGTTCCATGGATAGCTCAGCTGCAGCCAGTGTTACCATTGGAAGCAAAGGCTTCATGTTCCCTTCTGCTAAAGCAGTAGTGGATGAGTACTTCAAAGAGAAGTATTCAGAACTCTCAGGAGGTGATGACCCTTTGATTTACTGGCAGAGGAAGGTGAGCATATGGCCAGCTTTGGCTCAAGTTGCCATTCAATATCTAAGTTGCCCTATGTGTAGTTGGCAGTCTGAATGTATGTTTACTACAAATAGCCACTTTCATCCAAAGCAGATCGTGAGTATGGACTTTGACAATGTAGAACAGCTGATATTTCTGAAAATGAACTTGAAAAATGTTAGCTATGATTACTCTACATTGGTTCTGAGCTGCTATCCAGAGAATAAGGTTGCTCAAAGCCATGAAAAAGAAATAgtacattaa